From Strigops habroptila isolate Jane chromosome 1, bStrHab1.2.pri, whole genome shotgun sequence, a single genomic window includes:
- the TRIM55 gene encoding tripartite motif-containing protein 55, with the protein MPLEKLGMSTALNYKSFSKEQETMDNLEKQLICPICLEMFTKPVVILPCQHNLCRKCASDIFQASNPYLPTRGGTTVASGGRFRCPSCRHEVVLDRHGVYGLQRNLLVENIIDIYKQESTRPERKCDQPMCEEHEDERINIYCLNCEMPTCSLCKVFGAHKDCQVAPLTNVYQQQKSELSDGIAVLVGSNDRMQGIVTQLEETCKTVEECCRRQKEQLCEKFDYLYSVLEERKNEMTQIITRTQEEKLEHVRSLMKKYADHLEAVSKLVESGIQFMEEPEMAVFLQNAKTLLQKITEASKGFQMEKIEDGYENMNQFTVNLSREEKIIREIDFDREEEEEEEEEETVDGEDLDEVHTESSGEEEVQEEVEEEGAETAPQPPQQDPEPQSTAGEPPAEPAAMPLPATPASQDVVVTPSGSQQTPESDTQVPATAEATDPLFYPSWYKAQSRQPSSPSSTPVSGLGTVGPPVSLETSAKKAEAPAATAIKESAPGSGKESNATTATSKTGSEPSPQGRVEETPMSNERGDEPARHIFSFSWLNSLTE; encoded by the exons ATGCCCCTGGAAAAGCTAGGGATGAGCACTGCCCTGAACTACAAGTCCTTCTCCAAAGAGCAGGAAACCATGGATAACCTGGAGAAACAGCTGATTTGCCCCATCTGCTTGGAGATGTTCACCAAGCCTGTGGTGatcctgccctgccagcacaACCTCTGTCGGAAATGCGCCAGCGACATCTTCCAG GCCTCCAACCCCTACCTGCCGACCAGAGGAGGCACAACTGTGGCATCGGGAGGCCGCTTCCGCTGTCCCTCCTGCAGGCATGAAGTGGTCCTTGACCGGCATGGCGTCTACGGGCTGCAGAGGAACCTGCTGGTGGAGAACATCATCGACATCTACAAGCAGGAGTCCACAAG accTGAAAGGAAGTGTGACCAGCCAATGTGCGAAGAGCATGAAGATGAAAGAATTAATATCTATTGTTTGAACTGTGAAATGCCCACCTGCTCCTTGTGCAAAGTCTTTGGTGCCCACAAAGACTGTCAAGTTGCTCCTCTCACAAATGTTTACCAGCAACAGAAG TCTGAGCTGAGTGATGGCATTGCAGTCCTTGTGGGGAGCAATGACAGAATGCAAGGGATAGTCACGCAGCTGGAGGAGACCTGCAAGACGGTTGAG GAATGCTGCAGACGACAGAAAGAGCAGCTGTGTGAAAAATTTGATTATCTCTATTCTgtactggaagaaagaaaaaatgagatgACACAAATAATCACTAGAACCCAAGAGGAGAAACTGGAACACGTCCGCTCCCTGATGAAGAAGTATGCGGATCATTTGGAAGCTGTGTCAAAGCTGGTCGAATCAGGAATCCAGTTCATGGAAGAACCAGAAATGGCTGTGTTTTTGCAG aatgCCAAAACACTGCTACAAAA aaTTACTGAAGCATCCAAAGGAtttcaaatggagaaaatagAGGATGGTTATGAAAACATGAACCAATTCACAGTGAACCTcagtagagaagaaaagataataCGAGAAATTGATTTTGACAGAG aggaggaggaagaagaggaagaggaggagacgGTGGATGGTGAAGATTTGGATGAAGTCCACACAGAGTCatcaggagaggaggaggtgcaggaagaagtggaggaggaaggggctgagacagcaccacagccacctCAGCAGGACCCTGaaccacagagcacagcaggagagCCCCCAGCTGAACCCGCTGCAATGCCACTGCCTGCCACCCCAGCCAGTCAG GATGTGGTTGTGACACCAAGTGGTTCTCAACAGACCCCAGAGTCTGACACTCAAGTGCCGGCCACAGCAGAAGCCACCGACCCCTTGTTTTACCCTAGCTGGTATAAAGCTCAGTCACGGCAACCAAGCAGTCCAAGCTCAACCCCAGTGAGCGGGCTGGGGACAGTAGGGCCTCCTGTTTCTCTGGAGACAAGTGCAAAGAAGGCAGAAGCCCCGGCAGCAACAGCCATCAAGGAGAGTGCACCAGGGAGTGGTAAGGAAAGTAATGCCACTACAGCAACGTCCAAG